One window of the Epinephelus moara isolate mb chromosome 24, YSFRI_EMoa_1.0, whole genome shotgun sequence genome contains the following:
- the LOC126386183 gene encoding olfactory receptor class A-like protein 1 — protein MFSGMPSEVFVRGMLYLSLTVVGVPGNATIILAFLLLLYQENRLLPADAIVLHLACVNLLVVGVRCLLETLASFYLADIFGDVGCKAVIFVYRTSRSLSIWLTFVLSAYQCLSIASPGSRWASIRASVAQHLGFVFLFLWLLNTCMSSAAILFSFSTKTNSSQTNYGINVQFCYLPFPSKLSKQANGAAQVGRDVVPMALMTLASLIILVFLYKHSQQVKGLRSSSGGAGGGSGGAEQRAAKAVVALVTLYVVLYGVDNGLWVYTLTVRKTMTSSLISDLRIFFSSLYAALSPVVIIASNRKVNSRLRCVVQEKAVQEKVTCVSTV, from the exons ATGTTCTCAG GAATGCCATCCGAGGTGTTTGTCCGTGGGATGCTCTACCTGTCCCTCACCGTTGTGGGAGTCCCAGGTAACGCCACCATCATCCTGGcattcctcctcctgctgtacCAGGAGAACCGCCTCCTCCCAGCTGATGCCATCGTCCTGCACCTGGCCTGCGTCAACCTGCTGGTGGTGGGTGTTCGCTGTCTGCTGGAAACCCTGGCATCCTTCTACCTGGCCGACATCTTTGGAGACGTGGGCTGTAAGGCTGTGATCTTTGTCTACAGAACATCGCGTTCCCTCTCGATCTGGCTCACCTTCGTGCTGAGCGCCTATCAGTGCCTGAGCATCGCCTCTCCTGGATCACGCTGGGCCTCCATCCGTGCCTCTGTAGCCCAGCATTTAGGCTTTGTGTTCCTCTTCCTGTGGCTCCTCAACACCTGCATGAGCTCTGCGGCCATACTCTTCTCCTTCAGCACCAAAACCAACTCCAGCCAAACAAACTATGGCATCAATGTACAATTCTGCTACCTTCCCTTCCCTTCAAAGTTGTCCAAACAGGCAAACGGGGCAGCCCAGGTGGGCAGAGATGTGGTGCCCATGGCCCTCATGACCCTCGCCAGTTTGATCATCCTGGTCTTTCTTTACAAGCACAGCCAGCAGGTGAAGGGACTccgcagcagcagcggcggcgcTGGTGGGGGAAGCGGTGGCGCAGAGCAACGGGCTGCTAAAGCCGTGGTAGCACTCGTGACCTTATATGTGGTTCTTTATGGGGTAGATAACGGGCTTTGGGTGTACACGCTCACTGTGAGGAAGACCATGACTTCCTCGCTGATCTCTGACCTGCGTATATTCTTTTCCTCGCTCTACGCAGCGCTGAGCCCAGTGGTCATCATTGCATCTAACAGGAAGGTGAACAGCAGGCTGAGGTGTGTAGTGCAGGAGAAGGCTGTGCAGGAGAAGGTCACGTGTGTTTCTACTGTGTGA